From the Flavobacterium gyeonganense genome, the window GTACTCTAATTCGTGCTTTCCCTTTAGGAACTACAGGAAAAAAGAAGCCAATTACATATATTCCTTTTTTTAGAAGCTCATCAGCCATAGCTTGGGATAATTTTGCATCGTATAACATCACAGGAACAATGGCTGAATCCCCATCTATAATGTCAAAACCTGCTTTTTTCATTCCCTCTTTAAAGTAACTGGTATTCCAGGCCAATTTATCTCTTAAAGACGTATCTTTTTCCAGAAGCTCAAAAACTTTAATAGAAGCGCCCACTATTGCGGGAGCTAAAGAATTTGAAAACAAATAAGGACGTGAACGCTGGCGTAGCAATTCGATGATTTCTTTTTTGGCAGTAGTATATCCTCCCATTGCACCTCCAAGGGCTTTACCAAGTGTTCCGGTTATAATATCAACCCTTCCCATTACTCCTTTTGCCTCAAGGGTTCCTTTTCCTGTCGCTCCAATAAACCCGGCAGCATGACATTCATCTACCATTACCATTGCATCGTATTGATCAGCCAAATCACAAATCCTATCCAGCGGTGCTACAAGACCGTCCATCGAAAAAACACCATCTGTAACAATTAATTTAAAGCGTGCTCCAGCTTCATTAGCCTTAATTAACTGCTGCTCTAAATCCTCCATGTTACTATTTTCATAACGATAACGAGCTGCTTTACACAAACGAACACCATCGATAATAGACGCATGATTTAAACTATCTGAAATTATAGCATCATTTTCTCCTAATAAGGGTTCAAAAACTCCTCCATTAGCATCAAAAGCGGCTGCATAAAGAATAGTATCTTCTGTACCATAAAAATCTGCAATCTTCTTCTCTAAAGTTTTATGAATATCCTGTGTCCCGCAGATAAAGCGAACAGATGACATCCCAAAACCGTGTGTATCCATTGCATTCTTTGCTGCCTGAATAACTTCAGGATGCGATGAAAGTCCTAAATAATTATTAGCACAAAAATTCAAAACCTTTTCTCCTGTAGAAATAGTAATTTCTGCATTCTGAGCAGAGGTTATAATACGTTCTTTTTTAAAAATCCCGTTTTCTTCAATTGCGTGGAGCTCATTTTGTAAATACTCTTTAATTTTTCCGTACATCTTAATATTTTATAATATGTTAAAAACTAATACATTAGCAAAATTAAAGCTACGTAAATCATTTAACATCTGATTAATTTTATCACAAATTTACCACATCAATTTCAGCACCTATATATACCAAGGTTCTTTTTAACACTTTGTATCCTAAATCTTCAATTGCATTTTGATATTCCTGAATTTGATGTATATATTTAGGATTTTTAGCTCCGGTTTTATAATCCAGCAAATAAGCTTCCATATCCTTTGTCAACACAATTCTGTCCGGTTTTAAGATTTTCCCTTCCTTTTGAACAATTGTATGCTCATTTAACACCGTATTTTGTTCATTAAAACAATTACTTATCTCTGGATGGTTTACGATTTCAAATAGTGTTTTAGCAACAATTTCTTTTTGATCTTGTGTTATCAACCCATTTTCAATTGCCTTTGCAAGTGCTAATTCAATATCTGACTTATCTTTCACGAAAGCTAAAATCTCATGCACAATATTACCATATGAAATTGCCTCTTGTTGGTGTGTCCCCCACATTAAGGCTTCACGCTGAGCAATTTTAATATTTTTCGGATTTAAAACTTCCGAAACAACCGGAATTGTTTTCAAAACAACCATTGTTTTATCAGAGGCGGAAAGCTTCTTTGAATTTCCAAATTCATATTCCATTTTATCAGGATCATAAATTCCTTTATCGATTAAAAATTTAATAAAAAATGAAGCCATATTGCTTGGAAATTCTCCATCCTTTCTTTCTTTTAGCGATTGAGAAATAACATATAATTGCTCTTCAGCTCTTGTTAATGCTACATACAAAACATTAATATTATCCAATAACTCCTCTTGTTTTTTTAAATTAAAAACAGCAGAAGCATTTTCTCCGAAACCTTCTACAGCACTACTATTATCAATGAGAGCTTTCGGAACACCCAAATCTGCTTCTTCAGTATCCAGCCAGAGTTTATCTTTGGGTTTTCTGTTATAATCTTCTTCTGCAAAAGGCATAATTACAACAGGAAATTCTAAACCTTTAGATTTATGAATTGTCATAATACGAACTGCATTATTTCCTTCGGGAGAGGGAATACTAAATTTTTCTCCATTCTTATCCCAATAAGCCAGAAAATCAGCTATTCCTGCCTGATTTCGAATATCACGCTCCAGAATAATATCAAGAAAATATTGCACATAAGCATTTCCTTCAGAAGGAAGAATAAATTTGGAAATGATGATTTCCACAGCTTCATAAAGTGATTTTTTGCGAATATTTTCAAAAGAAAGTGAAACATCAAAGATTAAAAGCCATTTTTCAAAATCATTTTCAGCTTTCTGATTCATTCCTTCTGCAATAAAATCATGTATTGGCATCGCAATTTCTTTTTCATTTCCTAAAAAATGCAGAAAATTTGCTTTTGCCTCCAAATCAATGCCATTATTGACATACTTCAGCAAATGAATGATCAGCCTTACTTCAGTAGCATTTTGAATCATCAATGTTTCTGATGACAAAAGCGGAACATTTTGTTCTGTCAGATAATTTGCAATAGCGATCCCCTGATCTCTTTTACGGGTTAAAATTACTATATCTTTATATTCGAAACCTTCACGAAGAACCTTCTGAATTGTATTTAATGTTGCCAGAACATATAAATCTGACTTTTCAATCGCTTCTTCTTCATCTGCAGAATCATTTTTTTCGATTATAGGGAGAAAAGAAATATTTACATACCCACCTTTTTTAGAGTTTGCATTCTGAAAACTATGATTTTCGTATAAATTTTTATAATCCTCATTAGAAAATTCAGCAGAAATTAATTTAAAAAAAGCATTATTAAAATCAATTACTTCGCTGTAACTTCTATAATTCGTATCTAAATGTTTTATAGATTTATCGGGGTTATTAAACGGATTTAAATCTTTACTTAGCTCAATAAATTGCTCTGCCTTTCCTCCTCTCCAGCGATAAATTGATTGCTTTGGATCTCCCACAATCATTAAAGTCCCTTTATTACCAAAATCATCCTGTCCTGAAAGTGCATTATCAATTAACGGAATCAAATTCTGCCATTGCATCTCTGAAGTATCCTGAAATTCATCTATAAAAAAATGACGATATCGTTCTCCCAGACGTTCATAAATAAATGGCGCAGGCTGATTTTGAATTTCGCGATGAATAATCGCATTGAATTCAGAAATTGACAAAACATTTTGTTCCGATTGAATTTTAGCCAGTTCATTACTAACCGTATTCAATAAAGAAAGTGGCGTAATATTTTTTAGAAAGGCTTTGTAGAAATCTCTTTTTTCAAAGTTTTTATAGACTTTATCTAATATCAGAAGCAGTTGCGGAATACTATTTTCAATCAAAGCTCTGTCACTTGCCGTCTTATTAATTGCAATATCTTCAAATTCATGAAAAGTTTTATTTCTGGGATTAAATTTTCCGTCACGAATACTTTCTAAATGATTTGGAAAAGTCCCGCGGGAAAAAGATCTTAAGTCGATTCCGTTTTTATCAATTAAAGAAAGTGCCTCAATTGCAAATTGTTTATTTTCTGATTCTAATTCCTGGCAGAAAGCCAGCATTTTCTTTTTAATTTCAACAAATTCTTCAATTGTTTTATCGTTAAAATGAATAATTTCATTTCGATTATTTTCATTCAACACCAATCTTCCAGTCTCCAGAATTTCTCGCGAAACATCCCAGCTTTTATCATCATCGGTCTTTTCCATTGTAAAATCAATCAGCAATTTAGTCAGTGTTTCGTCCTGACCTGCCTGTGCAATAATGGCGTCAACAGCTTCAATCAACAAATTTTCGGTATCCAGAGTCACCTCAAAAGTCATGGGCAAATTTAAATCATGAGCAAAAGCACGGATTACCTTATGGGTAAATTTATCGATGGTAGAAATGTCAAAAGCAGCATAATTATGAATAAGATGCTTGATAATATTTTGAGATTTTATTTTGATTTTAATTACAGAAAGCCCTGTTTCCCGGGACAAATCTTGCATCAAATCGATAGCTTTTGCTGTAGGCTCTTCTTTAGCAAATTCAGATAGACTTCCAACAATTCGACCTTTCATTTCATGAACTGCCTTATTAGTAAAAGTTATTGCAAGGATATTCCGATAAGCATCATTTTTAGGTGAGGAAAGAATAATTTTGAGATATTCCTTAACCAAAGTGTAGGTTTTTCCGGAACCTGCAGACGCATCGTAAATTGAGAAAGACGGGCTTTGCATAAGCTTGGTTTTAGTCTTGTAAAAATAGCACATTAAATATTAAAACCAATAAATGCAAAATCCAAATTCCAATAGATGATGGGTAATCACATACTATTGGAATTTGGATTTTATTTTTTTTTGAATTTTTAAAATAACATCAATGTTTTGGAAATGCTCTTTTATTAAAAACAAGCAAAATACCTACACCTGTAGAAATAGCTACGTCTGCAACGTTAAAAATAGCATTAAAAAATTCAAATCGCTTTCCTCCAAAAAAAGGAATCCATGCAGGCAAATCCCCTTTCCAGATAGGAAAATAAAACATGTCTACAACTAAACCATGAAACCATCTACCATAAGGTTCAGGAGAAAAAGGAGTGGCTAAATTATTATAACTGCTGTCAAAAATAACTCCATAAAAAACAGAATCCAGAATATTCCCGGCAGCTCCCGCAAAAATAAGTGCAATGGCCACAACTAAATAAGAAGAAGCATGTTTTTTTACAGCATCGCACAACCAGTACCCAATCCCAAAAACGGCAAAAATCCTAAATACAGTCAAAATTAATTTTCCATATTCGCCAGGGATTTTAGTTCCCCATGCCATTCCCTCATTTTCTATGAAATGTATCTTAAACCAATTGAAAATCGTAACCTCTTCACCTAAAATAAAATTTGTTTTTACATAGATTTTAGAAACCTGATCAATTAATAATATTATAAATATGAGGAGATACGCTTTTCTTAATGACATGTTGTGAATTTTAATGTTGGCAAAAATAACAATTAAATCAAAAAAAACGCCCCTTATGGAGCGTTAATTCTTTGGTATTTTAAGGTAATTATCTTTGCATATTTTTAGCTTCGATACTCATTGTGGCGTGAGGAACGATTTTAAGCCTTTCCTTGCCAATTAGCTTACCTGTTACTTTGCAAATACCATATGTTTTATTTTCAACACGGAATAAGGCATTTTTTAAGTCACGAATGAATTTCTCTTGTCTGATAGCCAACTGAGAGTTTGCTTCTTTGGACATGGTCTCACTTCCTTCTTCAAAAGCTTTAAATGTTGGAGAAGTATCGTCTGTTCCGTTATTCAAATCGTTCATATAGGCACTTTTGATCAAATCAAGATCTTCTTGTGCTTTTTTAATTTTTGCCTGGATTATTTCTTTGAACTCTGCTAAATCTGCATCAGAGTATCTTGTAATTTCATCTATCATGGTATTATACTTATTTTGAAATTAATATCATTGTTTTAATATCATCAAACTCAATTTCTGTGCCGTTTTCTAAAGCGTCAGCAAAAACTAGTTCGTCTGTTAATGTTTCAGATTTAATATAATCTGCGTTTTTTGAAACAGCTTCTTCTAAAATACTGTCTCTTTTTATTTGTACTTTGATCTTATCAGTAACTTCAAATCCTGAATCTTTACGGATATTCTGAATTCTGTTTACTAATTCTCTCGCGATACCTTCATTTTTTAATTCTTCAGAGATTGTGATATCAAGCGCAACTGTAATTCCGTTTGAATTTGCAACCAGCCATCCTTCAATATCCTGAGAGGTTATTTCGACGTCTTCTAATGATAAAGTTACACTATTTCCAGCAATAACAATATCTAACGTTCCTTCCTTATCTAAGTGATTGATTTGATCTGCAGAAAAAGACTGTATTTCTTTGGAAATCAATCCCATATCTTTTCCAAAACGTGGTCCTAATGCTTTAAAATTAGGCTTAATCTGTTTCACCAAAATACCTGAAGCATCGTCTAAAAGTTCTATTTCTTTTACGTTTACTTCCGCCTTTACCAGGTCAGAAATAGCTAAAATTTCAGCGCACTGATTCTCGTCAAGTACCGGAATCATTACCTTTTGCAGAGGTTGACGAACTTTTATCATTTCTTTTTTACGTAGCGACAACACCAAAGATGAGATCGTTTGCGCCTTCTGCATTTTGCTTTCCAACGTTTTATTAACAAAGTTTTCGACAAATTTCGGGAATTCAGCCAAGTGAACACTGGCAAAATCCTCAGTTCCTGTCGAAGCAGTTAAATCTCTGTACAGTTTATCCATGAAAAAAGGAGCTACGGGAGCACTCAGTTTACTGATTGTAAGCAAACAAGTATAAAGCGTTTGGTAAGCTGCAATTTTATCTTTGGCATATTCACCTTTCCAGAAGCGACGACGGCACAAACGAACATACCAGTTACTTAGATTTTCCTGAACGAAATCAGAAATCGCTCTTGTTGCTTTTGTAGGCTCGTAATCTTCGTAGCATTCGTCAACAAATTTTATTAGCGTATGTAATTCAGAAATAATCCACTGATCGATTTCAGGTCTTTCGTTTAACGGAATTTCAGCCTCAGCATATTTAAATCCGTCGATGTTAGCATATAACGAAAAGAATGAATACGTATTGTAAAGCGTTCCAAAGAACTTACGGCGAACCTCAGCAATTCCTTCAATATCAAACTTCAGGTTATCCCACGGATTGGCATTCGAAATCATGTACCAACGTGTGGCATCAGGACCGTATTCTGCAATTGTTTCAAAAGGATCTGTAGCATTTCCTAGACGTTTAGACATTTTTTGTCCGTTTTTATCCAAAACCAAACCATTCGAAACAACATTTTTGTACGCTACTTTATCAAAAACCAAAGTTCCGATAGCATGTAACGTATAAAACCATCCACGAGTCTGATCTACTCCTTCTGCAATGAAATTTGCAGGGAAGTCTTTATTACCATCAATTTTATCTTGGTTTTCGAAAGGATAATGCCATTGTGCATAAGGCATTGCTCCAGAATCGAACCAAACATCAATTAAATCACTTTCGCGTTTCATTGGCTGGCCTGAAGCCGAAACCAAAGTAATTTGATCAACTACATTTTTGTGCAAATCAATTAAATCATAATTTGATTCAGACATGTTTCCGATTTCGAAACCTTTAAATGGGTTTTCCTTTTGAAAACCAGCTTCGATAGATTTCTTGATCGCATTGTATAATTCTTCAACAGAACCAATAAGAACTTCTTCTTTTTTATCTTCAGTTCTCCAAATTGGCAACGGAATTCCCCAATATCTAGAACGAGATAAGTTCCAGTCGTTGGCATTTTTCAACCAGTTTCCAAAACGTCCTTCACCAGTAGATTTAGGTTTCCAGTTGATAGTTTCGTTCAGGTCGAACATTCTATCTTTTACATCGGTTACTTTGATAAACCATGAATCTAGAGGATAGTATAATAACGGCTCATCTGTTCTCCAGCTGTGTGGATAACTGTGCACGTATTTTTCAACTTTAAAAGCTTTGTTTTCTTCTTTCAGACGAATAGCGATTTCAACATCTACAGATTTCTCTGGAGCTTGTCCTGCATCGTAATATTCGTTTTTAACGTATTTCCCAGCCAAATCCCCAACATGTGAAGTGAATTTACCTTGCAAATCAACTAAAGGAACTGCAGTTCCGTTTTCGTCTAAAACCAACATTGGCGGCACTTCTGGCTTAGCTTCTTTTGCTACTTTAGCATCATCTGCTCCAAAAGTTGGCGCCGTATGCACGATTCCTGTTCCATCTTCCGTTGTAACGAAATCTCCAGAAATTACTCTAAATGCATTTTCAGCATTTTGATATGGCAATACGTAAGGTAATAATTGCTCGTAACGGATTTCTACTAAATCTGCTCCTTTTGCTTCGGTTAAGATTTTGTATGGCAATTTTTTGTCGCCATTTTTAACATTGTCAAAATCAGCGTCGTCTTCACTTACGAAATATCCTTTTCCGAATTGTTTTCCAACTAAGTTTTTAGCCAAAACAACATTGATTGGCTCAAAAGTATATTGATTGAAAGTTTTAACTAAAACATAATCGATTTTTGGTCCAACTGTTAAAGCGGTATTCGACGGAAGTGTCCAAGGAGTTGTCGTCCAGGCTAAAATGTGGATATCTCCAAAACCTTGTAAAAATGAAGGTAATGTTTCTGGCAATGTTTTAAACTGAGCAACAATTGTAGTATCTGTAACATCACGGTAAGCTCCCGGCTGGTTTACTTCGTGAGAAGACAATCCAGTTCCTGCTTTTGGAGAATACGGCTGAATCGTGTAACCTTTGTATAGCAAACCTTTATCATAGATTTGTTTCAAAAGCCACCAAACAGATTCCATATATTTTGGTTTATAAGTCACATACGGATCTTCCATATCAACCCAATACCCCATTTTTTCGGTCAAATCATTCCATACGTCGGTATAACGCATCACGGTTTTTTTACACGCTTCGTTATATTCTTCGATCGAAATCGTTTTGCCAATATCTTCTTTTGTAATTCCTAATTCTTTTTCAGTACCCAATTCTACAGGTAAACCGTGAGTATCCCATCCGGCTTTTCTTTTTACCTGAAAACCTTTTTGAGTTTTATATCTGCAAAAATATCTTTAATCGCACGTGCCATCACGTGGTGAATTCCCGGTAATCCGTTTGCTGAAGGTGGACCTTCAAAAAATACGTAAGGTTCTGCACCTT encodes:
- the kbl gene encoding glycine C-acetyltransferase, with amino-acid sequence MYGKIKEYLQNELHAIEENGIFKKERIITSAQNAEITISTGEKVLNFCANNYLGLSSHPEVIQAAKNAMDTHGFGMSSVRFICGTQDIHKTLEKKIADFYGTEDTILYAAAFDANGGVFEPLLGENDAIISDSLNHASIIDGVRLCKAARYRYENSNMEDLEQQLIKANEAGARFKLIVTDGVFSMDGLVAPLDRICDLADQYDAMVMVDECHAAGFIGATGKGTLEAKGVMGRVDIITGTLGKALGGAMGGYTTAKKEIIELLRQRSRPYLFSNSLAPAIVGASIKVFELLEKDTSLRDKLAWNTSYFKEGMKKAGFDIIDGDSAIVPVMLYDAKLSQAMADELLKKGIYVIGFFFPVVPKGKARIRVQLSAAHTKEHLDRAIEAFIFVGKMLKVI
- a CDS encoding UvrD-helicase domain-containing protein, which gives rise to MQSPSFSIYDASAGSGKTYTLVKEYLKIILSSPKNDAYRNILAITFTNKAVHEMKGRIVGSLSEFAKEEPTAKAIDLMQDLSRETGLSVIKIKIKSQNIIKHLIHNYAAFDISTIDKFTHKVIRAFAHDLNLPMTFEVTLDTENLLIEAVDAIIAQAGQDETLTKLLIDFTMEKTDDDKSWDVSREILETGRLVLNENNRNEIIHFNDKTIEEFVEIKKKMLAFCQELESENKQFAIEALSLIDKNGIDLRSFSRGTFPNHLESIRDGKFNPRNKTFHEFEDIAINKTASDRALIENSIPQLLLILDKVYKNFEKRDFYKAFLKNITPLSLLNTVSNELAKIQSEQNVLSISEFNAIIHREIQNQPAPFIYERLGERYRHFFIDEFQDTSEMQWQNLIPLIDNALSGQDDFGNKGTLMIVGDPKQSIYRWRGGKAEQFIELSKDLNPFNNPDKSIKHLDTNYRSYSEVIDFNNAFFKLISAEFSNEDYKNLYENHSFQNANSKKGGYVNISFLPIIEKNDSADEEEAIEKSDLYVLATLNTIQKVLREGFEYKDIVILTRKRDQGIAIANYLTEQNVPLLSSETLMIQNATEVRLIIHLLKYVNNGIDLEAKANFLHFLGNEKEIAMPIHDFIAEGMNQKAENDFEKWLLIFDVSLSFENIRKKSLYEAVEIIISKFILPSEGNAYVQYFLDIILERDIRNQAGIADFLAYWDKNGEKFSIPSPEGNNAVRIMTIHKSKGLEFPVVIMPFAEEDYNRKPKDKLWLDTEEADLGVPKALIDNSSAVEGFGENASAVFNLKKQEELLDNINVLYVALTRAEEQLYVISQSLKERKDGEFPSNMASFFIKFLIDKGIYDPDKMEYEFGNSKKLSASDKTMVVLKTIPVVSEVLNPKNIKIAQREALMWGTHQQEAISYGNIVHEILAFVKDKSDIELALAKAIENGLITQDQKEIVAKTLFEIVNHPEISNCFNEQNTVLNEHTIVQKEGKILKPDRIVLTKDMEAYLLDYKTGAKNPKYIHQIQEYQNAIEDLGYKVLKRTLVYIGAEIDVVNL
- a CDS encoding lipoprotein signal peptidase, which gives rise to MSLRKAYLLIFIILLIDQVSKIYVKTNFILGEEVTIFNWFKIHFIENEGMAWGTKIPGEYGKLILTVFRIFAVFGIGYWLCDAVKKHASSYLVVAIALIFAGAAGNILDSVFYGVIFDSSYNNLATPFSPEPYGRWFHGLVVDMFYFPIWKGDLPAWIPFFGGKRFEFFNAIFNVADVAISTGVGILLVFNKRAFPKH
- a CDS encoding TraR/DksA family transcriptional regulator translates to MIDEITRYSDADLAEFKEIIQAKIKKAQEDLDLIKSAYMNDLNNGTDDTSPTFKAFEEGSETMSKEANSQLAIRQEKFIRDLKNALFRVENKTYGICKVTGKLIGKERLKIVPHATMSIEAKNMQR